The Mycolicibacterium lutetiense genome window below encodes:
- a CDS encoding metallophosphoesterase family protein, which produces MRFLHTADWQLGMTRHFLSAGDGEAQPRYSAARREVVSALGPVAAASGAEFVVVSGDVFEHNQLAPREVSLSLEAMRAIGVPVYLLPGNHDPLDAASVYTSALFTAECPDNVVVLDRAGVHEVRPGLQIVAAPWRSKAPTSDLVGDVLADLPADGTTRVVVGHGGVDILDPDKDKPSLIRLAAVEDALARGAVHYVALGDKHSRTEVGSTGRVWYSGSPEVTNYDDIESDPGHVLVVEIDETEPHRPVRVDSRRVGRWRFITLRREVDTDRDVADLDLNLDLLTDKERTVVRLALTGSLTVTDKAALDACLDRYARLFAALTEWERHTEIAVLPADGEFDDLGIGGFAAAAVDELVATARTEGAGADDARAALGLLLRLVDRGAA; this is translated from the coding sequence ATGCGTTTTCTGCACACCGCCGACTGGCAACTCGGCATGACCCGTCACTTCCTCAGTGCCGGTGACGGTGAGGCCCAGCCCCGTTACTCGGCGGCGCGCCGGGAGGTGGTCTCGGCCCTCGGTCCGGTGGCCGCGGCCTCGGGTGCGGAGTTCGTCGTGGTGTCGGGAGATGTGTTCGAGCACAACCAGTTGGCTCCGCGCGAGGTCAGCCTGTCGCTGGAGGCCATGCGGGCCATCGGGGTGCCGGTGTATCTGCTGCCCGGCAACCATGATCCGCTGGATGCCGCCTCGGTCTACACCAGCGCGCTGTTCACCGCGGAATGCCCGGACAACGTCGTGGTCCTCGATCGCGCGGGTGTGCACGAGGTGCGGCCCGGCCTGCAGATCGTTGCCGCTCCGTGGCGGTCCAAGGCGCCTACTTCGGATCTGGTCGGGGACGTGCTTGCCGATCTGCCCGCCGACGGGACCACGCGGGTCGTGGTCGGGCACGGCGGGGTCGACATCCTCGATCCGGACAAGGACAAGCCGTCGCTGATTCGGCTGGCCGCCGTCGAGGACGCGCTGGCGCGCGGTGCGGTGCACTATGTGGCTTTGGGGGACAAGCACTCCCGCACCGAGGTCGGATCGACCGGCCGGGTCTGGTATTCGGGTTCGCCCGAGGTGACCAACTACGACGACATCGAATCCGATCCGGGCCATGTCCTGGTGGTCGAGATCGACGAGACCGAGCCACACCGGCCGGTACGGGTGGATTCGCGGCGGGTGGGCCGCTGGCGCTTCATCACCCTGCGCCGCGAGGTGGACACCGACCGTGACGTGGCCGATCTGGACCTCAATCTGGACCTGTTGACGGACAAGGAACGCACCGTGGTCCGCCTGGCGTTGACGGGCTCGCTGACCGTGACGGACAAGGCCGCGTTGGACGCCTGCCTCGACAGGTACGCCCGCCTGTTCGCAGCCCTCACCGAGTGGGAGCGCCACACCGAGATCGCGGTCCTGCCCGCCGACGGCGAGTTCGACGACCTGGGTATCGGCGGGTTCGCGGCCGCCGCGGTGGACGAATTGGTGGCCACCGCCCGTACCGAGGGTGCCGGAGCCGACGATGCGCGGGCAGCGCTGGGGCTGTTGCTGCGTCTGGTGGACCGGGGTGCGGCATGA
- a CDS encoding AAA family ATPase: protein MKLHRLVLTNYRGVTHREIEFPDHGVVVVSGANEIGKSSMIEALDLLLEAKDRSGKKEVKQVKPTHADVGAEVAAEISTGPYRFMYRKRFHKRAETQLTVLAPVREQLSGDEAHERVLTMLSETMDTSLWQAQRVLQSSSTAPVDLSGSDALARALDVAAGEAVALSGDEPLLIERIDAEYLRYFTATGRPTGEWAAVTKRLAAAEGEVAQCAAAVAEVDDAVRRHVELSVEVTGLAGEHEAAQAGLGAARKAAEAVAALVQRLKEADVVAEAARVAQAAAAAALTERRRLRADLDERAATITELQATLSTADDETTTARGVHEAAEAAGEQAQGAAQEHEARVETARTTLTRMTDRDEADRLAARLSKIDAGVRDLDRVHRELAEVTLDDAGMRTIESAAVAVERAAGQAELASARIELVAVTDCDVRVDEAQVSLAAGQPWSVNTTADTEVDVPGVLTVRVVPGTPAAQTQARLDEAQNALTAALTAAGVDGVDAARALDGRRRELIGSRDRLRATVEALTGDDQLTDLRSRLAQLRSGLPDETGLFELAGPADIATARSALDTAVAMHRQAVADSETSRKVITAAAQKLTERSTRLSVLREKLTTAQAELTVAGGRLEVQRAQAGDDELAVKAQTTDEEAVAAAGRAAGLRTELSSTAPDSVKVALDEAVRCAGVIDARHREAADALRELAAQLKVYGTQGRKGHLDTAETEREHAHAEYLRVHRRARAAETLRSVMARHRDATRQRYADPFRLEVQRLGRLVFGEDFEVDVDSDLNIRTRTVSGRTVPYESLSGGAKEQLAIVARLAGASMVAKEDSVPVIIDDALGFTDPERLTKMGAVFDAVGGDGQVIVLTCSPERYAGVGGAHHIELTA, encoded by the coding sequence ATGAAACTGCACCGTCTGGTCCTGACCAACTACCGCGGCGTCACCCACCGCGAGATCGAATTCCCCGATCACGGCGTGGTGGTGGTCAGCGGCGCGAATGAGATCGGCAAGTCCTCGATGATCGAGGCGCTCGACCTGCTGCTCGAGGCCAAGGACCGCTCGGGCAAGAAGGAAGTCAAGCAGGTCAAGCCGACTCACGCTGACGTCGGCGCCGAGGTGGCGGCTGAAATCTCCACCGGTCCTTACCGTTTCATGTATCGCAAGCGCTTTCACAAGCGTGCCGAAACCCAGCTGACCGTGCTGGCGCCGGTGCGCGAACAGCTCAGCGGGGACGAGGCGCACGAGCGGGTACTGACCATGCTGTCCGAGACGATGGACACCAGCCTGTGGCAGGCCCAGCGGGTGTTGCAGTCCAGCTCGACCGCGCCGGTCGACCTGTCCGGCTCGGACGCGCTGGCCCGGGCCCTGGACGTGGCCGCCGGCGAGGCGGTGGCGCTCTCGGGGGACGAGCCGCTGCTGATCGAGCGCATCGACGCGGAGTATCTGCGCTACTTCACCGCCACCGGTCGGCCCACCGGCGAATGGGCGGCCGTGACCAAGCGACTGGCGGCCGCCGAAGGCGAGGTGGCGCAATGCGCCGCGGCGGTGGCCGAGGTCGATGATGCGGTGCGTCGGCATGTCGAACTCAGCGTCGAGGTCACCGGATTGGCCGGTGAACACGAAGCAGCCCAGGCCGGTCTGGGCGCGGCCCGTAAGGCTGCCGAAGCGGTTGCCGCGCTGGTGCAACGGCTCAAGGAGGCCGATGTGGTGGCCGAGGCCGCCCGGGTGGCGCAGGCCGCGGCAGCCGCCGCGCTCACCGAACGTCGACGGCTGCGTGCCGACCTCGACGAGCGGGCCGCCACCATCACCGAACTGCAGGCCACACTGAGCACGGCCGACGATGAAACCACCACGGCCCGTGGGGTTCACGAGGCTGCCGAAGCCGCCGGCGAACAGGCTCAGGGAGCAGCGCAGGAGCACGAAGCCCGGGTGGAGACCGCACGTACCACCCTGACGCGGATGACCGACCGCGACGAGGCCGACCGGCTGGCTGCCCGGCTGAGCAAGATCGACGCCGGCGTGCGTGATCTCGACCGGGTCCATCGCGAGCTCGCCGAGGTCACCCTCGACGATGCGGGGATGCGGACCATCGAGTCGGCGGCGGTCGCGGTGGAACGGGCCGCGGGACAGGCTGAACTCGCTTCGGCACGAATCGAACTCGTGGCAGTCACCGACTGCGATGTCCGGGTGGACGAGGCGCAGGTGTCCTTGGCAGCGGGCCAACCGTGGTCGGTCAACACCACCGCCGACACCGAGGTCGACGTGCCCGGGGTGCTCACCGTCCGAGTGGTGCCGGGAACGCCCGCCGCGCAGACTCAGGCGCGTCTCGACGAGGCGCAGAATGCGCTGACTGCTGCGTTGACCGCTGCCGGAGTCGACGGCGTCGACGCCGCGCGGGCCCTCGATGGCCGGCGCCGGGAACTGATCGGCAGCCGGGATCGCTTGCGCGCCACTGTCGAGGCGCTCACCGGCGATGACCAACTGACGGATCTGCGATCCCGGCTGGCGCAGCTGCGGTCCGGGCTGCCCGATGAGACCGGGTTGTTCGAGCTGGCCGGACCCGCCGACATCGCCACCGCCCGAAGCGCACTCGATACTGCGGTGGCGATGCACCGCCAGGCGGTGGCCGACAGCGAGACCAGTCGCAAGGTGATCACCGCGGCGGCCCAGAAGCTGACGGAAAGGTCGACCCGCCTGAGCGTGCTGCGCGAGAAGCTCACCACGGCACAGGCGGAGCTGACCGTGGCCGGCGGCCGGTTGGAGGTCCAGCGTGCACAGGCCGGTGACGACGAGTTGGCGGTCAAGGCCCAGACCACCGACGAGGAAGCCGTTGCCGCCGCGGGCCGCGCGGCCGGCCTGCGCACCGAATTGTCGTCCACCGCACCGGATTCGGTGAAAGTCGCACTCGATGAGGCAGTCCGCTGCGCCGGGGTGATCGATGCCCGCCACCGGGAGGCGGCCGACGCGCTGCGGGAGCTCGCGGCACAACTCAAGGTGTACGGCACCCAGGGGCGCAAGGGGCATCTCGACACCGCCGAGACCGAACGGGAGCACGCCCACGCCGAGTACCTTCGGGTGCACCGCCGGGCCCGTGCCGCCGAGACCCTGCGGTCGGTGATGGCGCGGCACCGCGATGCCACCCGTCAGCGCTACGCCGATCCGTTCCGCCTCGAGGTGCAGCGGCTGGGCCGGCTCGTGTTCGGTGAGGATTTCGAGGTCGACGTCGACAGCGATCTGAACATCAGGACCCGCACGGTGTCCGGCCGCACGGTGCCGTACGAATCGCTGTCGGGCGGTGCCAAGGAGCAATTGGCGATCGTCGCGCGGCTGGCCGGGGCCTCGATGGTGGCCAAGGAGGACAGCGTGCCCGTCATCATCGACGATGCACTGGGGTTCACCGATCCGGAGCGGTTGACCAAGATGGGTGCGGTGTTCGACGCCGTCGGCGGGGACGGACAGGTCATTGTGTTGACCTGCAGCCCGGAGCGCTACGCCGGCGTCGGCGGTGCGCACCACATCGAATTGACGGCTTAG
- a CDS encoding acyl-CoA dehydrogenase family protein, translating into MTSVENVTRIQPGTQQWDDLLASIASGAKDRDLDDENPFDQVAALKRAGFGALRLPESLGGSGFTVPQLFSTVIDVAKADPIVAHIFRTHFWFTEERLRNADDPVSRHWLGKIAEGKIFGNAFSEKGSLAVGSLVFNTRLLADKANPGAFRLTGEKYYSTGTLFSDFLTVTATTDHDSVANVLVPTDREGVRLVDDWDGFGQRRTGTGTTTLTDVSVAADEILSDAPYDAEPVPTVQYASLQLFIHAVVAGILANVVDDGVALLRSRERNFSHAVTERPTDDPLLQRQLGVLASTAYIARAAVLDAAAAIGAATDSAVDGVPDLLLAAEAQLKVAKVKVHLDDVAPEAATRLLELGGASAASRQRNLDRHWRNIRTITLHNPVAYKARVIGQNLLHGTPVPSNAYF; encoded by the coding sequence GACCGTGACCTGGACGACGAGAACCCTTTCGATCAGGTCGCGGCGCTCAAGCGCGCCGGGTTCGGCGCCCTGCGCCTGCCCGAGTCCCTGGGCGGCTCCGGATTCACTGTGCCGCAGCTGTTTTCCACGGTGATTGACGTGGCCAAGGCGGACCCCATCGTGGCCCACATCTTCCGGACCCACTTCTGGTTCACCGAGGAGCGCCTACGCAATGCCGATGATCCGGTCTCCAGGCACTGGCTGGGCAAGATCGCCGAGGGCAAGATCTTCGGTAACGCATTCAGCGAGAAGGGCTCATTGGCCGTGGGCAGCCTGGTGTTCAACACCCGGTTGCTGGCCGACAAGGCTAATCCGGGCGCCTTCCGGCTGACCGGCGAGAAGTACTACAGCACGGGCACCCTGTTTTCGGACTTTCTGACCGTGACCGCCACCACCGACCACGATTCGGTGGCCAACGTCCTGGTTCCCACCGACCGCGAAGGAGTGCGCCTCGTGGACGACTGGGACGGTTTCGGGCAGCGCCGCACCGGAACCGGTACCACGACGCTCACCGATGTCTCGGTCGCTGCCGACGAGATCCTTTCTGATGCTCCGTATGACGCCGAACCGGTTCCGACCGTGCAGTACGCCTCTCTGCAGCTGTTCATCCACGCGGTGGTAGCCGGAATTCTGGCCAATGTCGTAGACGACGGAGTGGCGCTGCTGCGCTCACGCGAGCGCAACTTCAGCCATGCCGTCACCGAACGGCCCACCGACGATCCCCTGCTCCAGCGGCAACTCGGGGTCCTGGCCAGCACGGCCTACATCGCGCGGGCCGCCGTGCTGGACGCGGCGGCGGCGATCGGCGCTGCGACCGATTCTGCCGTCGACGGGGTACCCGACCTGCTGCTCGCGGCGGAAGCCCAGCTCAAGGTCGCCAAAGTGAAAGTGCACCTCGACGATGTCGCCCCCGAGGCCGCCACCCGACTGCTGGAACTCGGCGGGGCCAGTGCTGCCTCCCGGCAGCGCAACCTGGACCGGCACTGGCGCAACATCCGCACCATCACCCTGCACAACCCGGTCGCCTACAAAGCCCGGGTGATCGGCCAGAACTTGTTGCACGGCACGCCCGTTCCGTCCAACGCCTACTTCTAA